One Methanocalculus natronophilus DNA segment encodes these proteins:
- a CDS encoding transcription factor, translated as MERVEELLQSPAICSYFLRLVGDEGIKLLRRFPDSGEHSDEELAEKTEINLNSVRHTLYTLYERRLAEYRRVKDSETGWLTYLWHLRVDNLNAVLGEELERVREKLAIRLKFEEENDFYICKTCGAMFTFNDAMQHEFSCTYCSIPLSHFDNEMLATALERRVHAIDETLC; from the coding sequence ATGGAACGCGTTGAAGAACTCCTGCAATCACCGGCGATCTGTTCATATTTCCTTCGCCTGGTTGGCGATGAGGGAATTAAGCTTCTCAGAAGGTTCCCCGATTCTGGAGAACATAGTGATGAGGAACTTGCCGAGAAGACTGAGATCAATCTGAACTCGGTCCGGCACACCCTCTATACCCTGTATGAACGGCGGCTTGCCGAGTACAGGCGCGTCAAGGATAGCGAGACAGGATGGCTCACCTATCTCTGGCATCTCCGGGTTGATAACCTGAATGCTGTTCTTGGAGAAGAACTGGAAAGAGTAAGGGAAAAGCTTGCAATTAGGCTGAAATTTGAAGAGGAGAATGATTTCTATATCTGCAAGACCTGCGGTGCGATGTTTACCTTCAATGATGCCATGCAGCATGAATTCTCCTGTACATACTGCTCCATACCACTATCCCATTTCGATAACGAGATGCTTGCAACGGCTCTCGAGCGCCGGGTACACGCTATCGATGAGACGCTCTGCTAA